In Leopardus geoffroyi isolate Oge1 chromosome D1, O.geoffroyi_Oge1_pat1.0, whole genome shotgun sequence, a single window of DNA contains:
- the DCUN1D5 gene encoding DCN1-like protein 5 isoform X3 → MPVKKKRKSPGVAAAVAEDGGLKKCKISRCDCTEKLQNKFDFLRSQLNDISSFKNIYRYAFDFARDKDQRSLDIDTAKSMLALLLGRTWPLFSVFYQYLEQSKYRVMNKDQWYNVLEFSRTVHADLSNYDEDGAWPVLLDEFVEWQKIRQTS, encoded by the exons ATGCCggtgaagaagaagagaaaatcccCTGGGGTGGCAGCGGCAGTGGCGGAAGACGGAGGCCTCAAGAAGTGTAAAATCTCCAG gtgTGACTGCACAGAAAAGTTACAGAACAAATTTGACTTTTTGCGCTCACAGTTGAATGATATTTCTTCGTTTAAGAATATCTACAGATATGCCTTTGATTTTGCAAGG GATAAAGATCAGAGAAGCCTTGATATTGACACCGCTAAGTCTATGCTCGCCCTGCTGCTTGGAAGGACATGGCCGCTGTTTTCAGTGTTTTACCAGTACCTGGAG CAATCGAAGTATCGTGTTATGAACAAAGATCAGTGGTACAATGTGTTAGAATTCAGCAGAACCGTCCATGCCGATCTTAGTAACTACGATGAAGATGGTGCTT GGCCTGTTCTTCTCGATGAATTTGTTGAGTGGCAGAAAATCCGTCAGACATCATAG
- the DCUN1D5 gene encoding DCN1-like protein 5 isoform X2, which translates to MEKFCEDIGVEPENIIMLVLAWKLEAESMGFFTKEEWLKGMTSLQCDCTEKLQNKFDFLRSQLNDISSFKNIYRYAFDFARDKDQRSLDIDTAKSMLALLLGRTWPLFSVFYQYLEQSKYRVMNKDQWYNVLEFSRTVHADLSNYDEDGAWPVLLDEFVEWQKIRQTS; encoded by the exons atggaaaaatttTGTGAAGACATTGGTGTTGAACctgaaaat ATTATTATGTTAGTTTTAGCGTGGAAATTGGAGGCTGAAAGCATGGGATTTTTTACCAAGGAAGAATGGTTAAAGGGGATGACTTCATTACa gtgTGACTGCACAGAAAAGTTACAGAACAAATTTGACTTTTTGCGCTCACAGTTGAATGATATTTCTTCGTTTAAGAATATCTACAGATATGCCTTTGATTTTGCAAGG GATAAAGATCAGAGAAGCCTTGATATTGACACCGCTAAGTCTATGCTCGCCCTGCTGCTTGGAAGGACATGGCCGCTGTTTTCAGTGTTTTACCAGTACCTGGAG CAATCGAAGTATCGTGTTATGAACAAAGATCAGTGGTACAATGTGTTAGAATTCAGCAGAACCGTCCATGCCGATCTTAGTAACTACGATGAAGATGGTGCTT GGCCTGTTCTTCTCGATGAATTTGTTGAGTGGCAGAAAATCCGTCAGACATCATAG
- the DCUN1D5 gene encoding DCN1-like protein 5 isoform X1, with protein sequence MPVKKKRKSPGVAAAVAEDGGLKKCKISSYCRSQPPARLISGEEHFSSKKCLAWFYEYAGPDEVVGPEGMEKFCEDIGVEPENIIMLVLAWKLEAESMGFFTKEEWLKGMTSLQCDCTEKLQNKFDFLRSQLNDISSFKNIYRYAFDFARDKDQRSLDIDTAKSMLALLLGRTWPLFSVFYQYLEQSKYRVMNKDQWYNVLEFSRTVHADLSNYDEDGAWPVLLDEFVEWQKIRQTS encoded by the exons ATGCCggtgaagaagaagagaaaatcccCTGGGGTGGCAGCGGCAGTGGCGGAAGACGGAGGCCTCAAGAAGTGTAAAATCTCCAG CTATTGCAGATCCCAACCCCCTGCTAGACTAATAAGTGGAGAGGAACATTTTTCAAGCAAGAAGTGCCTGGCTTGGTTTTATGAGTATGCAG gTCCTGATGAAGTTGTAGGGccagaaggaatggaaaaatttTGTGAAGACATTGGTGTTGAACctgaaaat ATTATTATGTTAGTTTTAGCGTGGAAATTGGAGGCTGAAAGCATGGGATTTTTTACCAAGGAAGAATGGTTAAAGGGGATGACTTCATTACa gtgTGACTGCACAGAAAAGTTACAGAACAAATTTGACTTTTTGCGCTCACAGTTGAATGATATTTCTTCGTTTAAGAATATCTACAGATATGCCTTTGATTTTGCAAGG GATAAAGATCAGAGAAGCCTTGATATTGACACCGCTAAGTCTATGCTCGCCCTGCTGCTTGGAAGGACATGGCCGCTGTTTTCAGTGTTTTACCAGTACCTGGAG CAATCGAAGTATCGTGTTATGAACAAAGATCAGTGGTACAATGTGTTAGAATTCAGCAGAACCGTCCATGCCGATCTTAGTAACTACGATGAAGATGGTGCTT GGCCTGTTCTTCTCGATGAATTTGTTGAGTGGCAGAAAATCCGTCAGACATCATAG
- the DCUN1D5 gene encoding DCN1-like protein 5 isoform X4, translated as MCDCTEKLQNKFDFLRSQLNDISSFKNIYRYAFDFARDKDQRSLDIDTAKSMLALLLGRTWPLFSVFYQYLEQSKYRVMNKDQWYNVLEFSRTVHADLSNYDEDGAWPVLLDEFVEWQKIRQTS; from the exons at gtgTGACTGCACAGAAAAGTTACAGAACAAATTTGACTTTTTGCGCTCACAGTTGAATGATATTTCTTCGTTTAAGAATATCTACAGATATGCCTTTGATTTTGCAAGG GATAAAGATCAGAGAAGCCTTGATATTGACACCGCTAAGTCTATGCTCGCCCTGCTGCTTGGAAGGACATGGCCGCTGTTTTCAGTGTTTTACCAGTACCTGGAG CAATCGAAGTATCGTGTTATGAACAAAGATCAGTGGTACAATGTGTTAGAATTCAGCAGAACCGTCCATGCCGATCTTAGTAACTACGATGAAGATGGTGCTT GGCCTGTTCTTCTCGATGAATTTGTTGAGTGGCAGAAAATCCGTCAGACATCATAG